One Clostridiales bacterium DNA segment encodes these proteins:
- a CDS encoding TasA family protein, whose product MKRKLIISLFTLLMLLFVMGAGTYAWFTARIESTGNTISAGTFRIGASYKNKDSYKLFELSNVYPQEEPSSDNINPITVSNTGSMPVNINAQVDVSSNKSSGAENRKEFRIDATVVIKHDGAENELTSGSMSMDGFKSWLEEKVKDITLNANSDDAINIGGKVWLNEGADNSYQGKTINVGVSFLAEQVKS is encoded by the coding sequence ATGAAAAGGAAATTGATAATCTCCTTATTCACTTTGCTCATGCTTTTGTTTGTGATGGGAGCCGGCACATATGCATGGTTTACCGCCAGAATTGAAAGCACGGGAAACACAATAAGCGCAGGGACATTCAGGATCGGTGCAAGTTACAAAAATAAAGATTCATATAAATTATTTGAATTAAGCAATGTTTATCCTCAGGAAGAACCTTCATCCGATAATATTAACCCCATAACTGTTTCAAATACCGGAAGCATGCCGGTAAACATCAATGCACAGGTAGATGTATCATCCAACAAAAGTTCCGGTGCTGAAAACAGGAAGGAATTCAGGATAGATGCTACAGTTGTGATAAAACATGATGGTGCGGAGAATGAACTTACTTCCGGGTCCATGTCGATGGATGGTTTTAAATCATGGCTTGAAGAAAAAGTTAAAGATATAACGTTGAATGCAAATAGCGACGACGCAATAAATATTGGCGGAAAAGTATGGCTGAACGAGGGCGCTGACAATAGCTACCAGGGCAAAACGATCAATGTGGGTGTAAGTTTTCTTGCCGAACAGGTTAAATCTTGA
- a CDS encoding signal peptidase I — translation MKVKIIKIADSILYAVLLIILFMSLVFFLYSSINPENSHSMFGYRFLAVLSGSMHPVLDAGDLIIVKGKANGSIDIGDIITYKSQNNGMITHRVVDVIKNGNGLFYRTKGDSNNIADDENIKPEQITGTLAYKIPYAGYVTRFVKSRAGILLLIILPSTLLFIFKTIDFIGSLTEYKKNRLKSAVK, via the coding sequence ATGAAGGTTAAAATTATAAAAATTGCGGATAGTATTTTATATGCAGTACTTTTAATCATACTGTTCATGTCTCTTGTTTTCTTTTTGTATTCATCTATAAATCCTGAGAATAGCCATTCCATGTTTGGGTATAGATTTCTGGCGGTTTTATCCGGAAGCATGCATCCGGTGCTTGATGCGGGGGATTTAATCATTGTAAAGGGAAAAGCGAATGGGAGCATAGATATAGGAGATATAATAACATACAAATCTCAAAATAACGGGATGATCACCCACAGGGTTGTCGATGTAATCAAAAACGGCAACGGCCTTTTTTACAGGACGAAAGGTGATTCCAATAATATCGCGGATGATGAGAATATAAAGCCGGAACAAATTACAGGCACCCTTGCTTATAAAATACCTTATGCAGGATATGTAACACGTTTCGTAAAAAGCAGGGCGGGTATTTTACTGCTTATAATACTGCCTTCAACATTATTATTTATTTTTAAAACAATCGATTTTATCGGAAGCCTTACTGAATATAAGAAAAACAGGCTTAAATCTGCCGTAAAATAA
- a CDS encoding zinc-ribbon domain containing protein, giving the protein MYQDKTLVCKDCGKEFVFTAGEQEFYAEKGFQNEPVRCKECRQAKKVARRAQGGKREMYKAICSACGKETEVPFKPSEDRPVYCRECFEARK; this is encoded by the coding sequence ATGTATCAAGACAAGACATTAGTATGCAAAGACTGCGGTAAGGAGTTTGTATTCACTGCAGGAGAACAGGAATTTTATGCTGAAAAGGGATTCCAAAATGAACCTGTGCGCTGCAAAGAGTGTAGACAGGCTAAAAAGGTCGCGAGAAGAGCACAAGGCGGAAAAAGGGAAATGTACAAGGCGATTTGCTCAGCTTGCGGAAAGGAAACTGAAGTTCCCTTTAAGCCCAGTGAGGATAGACCGGTTTATTGCCGTGAATGTTTCGAGGCAAGAAAGTAA
- a CDS encoding ComF family protein yields MKNILDGIIEIIYPEQERCAFCRLSGANVNKFGLCRYCTASLSFLSGSVCRKCGRPVEDERESLCPECKDGRTDFDGGLSVFEFTGIVKDMLHSLKYGGNTEIAHSLGKFMALRLMKKGWKIDMIMPVPLYPDKIRQRGYNQSYLISAEIGHECGIRVYDDVLIRKKNTQSQTTLTKYERMYNVRGAFDTVRNKIIYRRAILVVDDVMTTGATLNECSRVLKKNGAGKVYCITAACPIFFK; encoded by the coding sequence TTGAAGAATATACTTGATGGAATAATTGAAATAATATATCCGGAGCAGGAAAGGTGCGCATTCTGCAGATTGAGTGGGGCAAATGTGAATAAATTCGGCCTATGCAGGTACTGCACAGCATCCCTTTCTTTTTTATCAGGCAGCGTATGCAGAAAATGCGGACGGCCTGTTGAGGATGAAAGAGAATCCCTATGTCCCGAATGTAAAGACGGCAGGACGGATTTTGACGGAGGGCTTTCTGTGTTTGAATTTACAGGGATCGTAAAGGATATGCTGCATAGCCTAAAGTATGGAGGCAATACCGAAATAGCCCATTCGTTAGGTAAATTTATGGCTTTAAGACTTATGAAGAAGGGATGGAAAATAGATATGATTATGCCTGTCCCACTATATCCGGATAAGATAAGGCAAAGGGGATATAATCAATCATATCTTATTTCCGCTGAAATCGGGCACGAATGCGGTATCAGAGTATATGATGACGTACTGATAAGGAAGAAAAATACGCAAAGTCAAACAACCCTTACAAAATATGAAAGAATGTACAATGTAAGAGGAGCATTTGATACTGTACGTAATAAAATAATATATAGAAGGGCTATACTTGTGGTCGATGATGTGATGACGACAGGTGCAACGCTAAATGAATGCAGCAGGGTGCTCAAGAAAAATGGAGCGGGAAAAGTTTATTGTATTACAGCCGCTTGCCCTATATTTTTTAAATAA
- a CDS encoding ATP-dependent RecD-like DNA helicase has product MFEFEGTIDTIIYTNESNGYTVAKLKNKDQMVTIVGYLPLINEGENIKVGGEWVRHPEYGQQLKVESYSEIVPTSENGIQKYLSSGLIHGIGPVTAKKLVDKFGKDTLDIIEYNPEKLIGIGGIGEKKAKAIAESFEKQRDLRDVMVYLQTYGISTGNAIKIYKLYGGNAINKIKQNPYILITDVYGIGFKTADRIAQSLGIEKTSRYRLMAGIKYILSESCAKSGHTYLPGNYLLDKCSELLQVEKPVLEEACVSLVMDKELVMENINGTPAVYLMPFYYAEVGVAKRIIELLNASSKKIELDIDAEIKKYEYDTGIEFAKKQKDAIKGAIEKGVVIITGGPGTGKTTIIKCILNILEKKNFNISLAAPTGRAAKRMTEATKREAKTIHRLLEMGYTDGEDNMVFLKDDSDPIDADAIIIDEASMIDILLMNNLLKAIVPGTKLIIVGDVDQLPSVGAGNVLRDLIDSGIIPVVKLEEIFRQSQESLIIVNAHRINKGELPYINEKERDFFFIGSASQEEALKTILEVVKYRLPQFRGGFDPLKDIQILTPMRKGICGVYNLNSCLQEILNPVSPDKDEKKIRDFVFRTGDKVMQIKNNYNIKWEKLAGGGDKNGTGVFNGDIGYIEYIDNENNCLSVIFDDEKRVIYSFTDIDELELAYAVTVHKSQGSEFPVVVMPSEWGPPMLMTRNLLYTAVTRAKKLVVMVGSKQVLAGMVKNNRIAKRYSALGFRLSTLSGTGIF; this is encoded by the coding sequence TTGTTTGAATTTGAAGGTACGATTGATACGATCATATATACAAATGAATCCAATGGGTATACTGTGGCAAAGCTCAAAAATAAAGATCAAATGGTTACAATTGTCGGATACCTTCCTCTAATAAATGAAGGGGAAAATATTAAAGTGGGAGGAGAATGGGTCAGGCATCCGGAATATGGGCAGCAGCTTAAAGTCGAGTCATATTCCGAAATTGTGCCGACATCGGAAAACGGGATTCAGAAATATTTATCTTCGGGTCTGATACATGGAATAGGGCCTGTTACTGCAAAAAAGCTTGTAGATAAATTTGGAAAAGATACTCTGGATATAATCGAGTATAATCCTGAAAAGCTCATAGGCATAGGGGGGATAGGTGAAAAGAAAGCTAAAGCCATAGCCGAATCTTTTGAGAAGCAGAGAGATCTAAGAGATGTGATGGTATACCTTCAGACATATGGCATATCCACTGGCAATGCTATAAAGATATATAAACTATACGGCGGGAATGCAATAAATAAAATAAAACAAAACCCATATATCCTTATAACGGATGTTTACGGAATAGGCTTTAAGACAGCCGACAGGATCGCCCAAAGCCTTGGCATCGAAAAGACTTCAAGATACAGGCTTATGGCAGGTATAAAATACATACTTAGCGAGAGCTGTGCGAAAAGCGGGCATACTTATCTTCCCGGAAACTATCTGCTGGATAAATGTTCAGAGTTGTTGCAGGTGGAAAAGCCTGTGCTTGAGGAAGCTTGTGTTTCGCTTGTAATGGATAAAGAACTCGTAATGGAAAATATAAATGGTACTCCGGCTGTATATCTGATGCCCTTTTATTATGCGGAAGTAGGGGTGGCGAAGAGAATAATCGAACTTTTGAATGCTAGTTCAAAGAAAATAGAGCTCGATATAGATGCCGAAATTAAAAAATATGAATATGATACGGGGATAGAATTTGCTAAAAAGCAGAAAGATGCGATTAAAGGCGCTATCGAAAAAGGCGTTGTCATCATAACGGGTGGACCTGGCACAGGAAAGACAACGATTATCAAATGCATTTTAAACATACTGGAAAAGAAAAATTTCAATATATCGCTGGCTGCTCCCACCGGGAGGGCTGCCAAGAGGATGACTGAGGCAACCAAAAGAGAAGCCAAAACCATACACAGGCTTTTGGAGATGGGATATACGGATGGAGAAGATAACATGGTCTTTCTAAAAGATGACTCCGACCCTATAGATGCAGATGCCATTATAATAGATGAAGCTTCAATGATAGATATACTGCTTATGAATAATTTATTAAAGGCAATAGTACCCGGAACAAAGCTTATAATTGTAGGCGATGTGGATCAGCTTCCATCGGTTGGAGCCGGAAATGTGCTGAGGGATCTTATAGATAGCGGTATAATCCCTGTAGTAAAGCTGGAAGAGATTTTCAGGCAATCGCAGGAAAGCCTTATTATTGTAAATGCCCACAGGATAAACAAAGGTGAACTGCCTTATATCAATGAAAAAGAAAGGGATTTCTTCTTTATTGGGTCGGCATCCCAGGAGGAAGCGTTGAAAACCATACTGGAGGTCGTAAAGTACAGGTTGCCTCAATTTAGGGGAGGTTTCGACCCGCTAAAGGATATACAGATTCTGACGCCTATGAGAAAGGGTATTTGCGGCGTTTATAACCTTAATAGCTGCCTCCAGGAAATCCTAAATCCGGTATCACCTGACAAGGACGAGAAAAAGATAAGAGATTTTGTTTTTAGAACTGGCGATAAAGTAATGCAGATAAAGAATAACTATAATATTAAGTGGGAAAAATTAGCAGGTGGAGGAGATAAAAACGGTACAGGCGTTTTTAACGGCGATATAGGTTACATAGAATATATCGATAATGAAAATAATTGTTTATCAGTTATTTTTGACGATGAAAAAAGGGTGATTTACAGTTTTACGGATATCGATGAACTTGAGCTTGCCTATGCCGTTACCGTCCATAAAAGTCAGGGAAGCGAATTCCCCGTGGTAGTAATGCCTTCTGAATGGGGTCCGCCTATGCTTATGACCAGAAACCTTCTATATACTGCAGTTACAAGGGCCAAAAAACTTGTAGTGATGGTAGGTAGCAAACAGGTACTGGCAGGTATGGTGAAAAATAACAGGATAGCGAAAAGATATTCTGCCCTCGGGTTCAGGTTGAGCACATTGTCGGGAACTGGAATATTTTAA
- a CDS encoding YvrJ family protein, with protein MEDIAQIIANLGFPIGISIFLLVRTESKIEKLNDSINELSKSIAALGTVKK; from the coding sequence TTGGAGGATATAGCCCAGATAATTGCTAACCTCGGTTTTCCAATAGGCATATCGATATTTCTTCTAGTGAGGACTGAAAGCAAGATCGAAAAGTTGAATGACAGCATAAATGAACTCTCAAAATCCATAGCAGCTCTTGGTACAGTAAAAAAGTAA
- a CDS encoding DUF2922 domain-containing protein translates to MMPVKTLVLIFQNQQGKNTRISVDNAKEGLTDAEVKSAMQSIVEKNIFETDGGDLVALAGAQIVTRSVQDISVK, encoded by the coding sequence ATGATGCCCGTTAAAACATTGGTTTTAATATTTCAGAATCAACAGGGGAAAAACACCAGGATATCGGTGGACAACGCAAAGGAAGGACTGACAGACGCAGAAGTAAAGAGCGCCATGCAGTCGATAGTTGAAAAGAATATTTTCGAGACTGACGGAGGAGATTTGGTTGCTTTAGCAGGTGCCCAGATTGTAACGAGATCCGTTCAGGATATTTCAGTGAAATAG
- a CDS encoding DUF1659 domain-containing protein, with product MPAIANKLSTILQLKVKTGTDEEGKDILATQSFRRVKTDALDDDIYAIAQAIDSMESTPLVSVAKQDTYELVNQA from the coding sequence ATGCCGGCAATTGCAAACAAGCTTTCAACGATTCTTCAGCTAAAGGTAAAGACAGGTACCGATGAGGAAGGGAAGGACATATTAGCTACGCAGTCTTTCAGAAGAGTAAAGACAGATGCCCTGGACGATGACATATACGCTATCGCACAGGCTATAGACTCCATGGAAAGCACACCGCTTGTTTCAGTAGCTAAACAGGATACTTACGAGCTCGTTAATCAAGCGTAG
- the nagA gene encoding N-acetylglucosamine-6-phosphate deacetylase, translated as MLLIKNGNIITDDKIIEGKNLIINEGKICAITDDAPDIPDVIDAKGLFVSPGFIDIHIHGAGGYDVMDGSVEAINGISKVIAEHGTTSFFPTTMTTSVDDIKHAVQAVKEAIKLNRNTANIMGMHLEGPFINPVFKGAQEERFIVKPSIKLLSYILDDDFSILKRITIAPEIEGSHELIKFLVGHGIVVSAGHSNGTYDEIMDAIGMGVTHSTHLYNAMRALNHREPGVVGAIFDSSITTEFIADGIHIHFAAIRVAISIKGYKNCALITDAMRACCMKDGVYSLGGQEVFVKENAARLKGGTLAGSTLTLDRAVRNVLKNTSLNIAEAVSMATSVPAKIMGIDNRKGYIKQGHDADIIIFDNGINIKNAIIGGKVIM; from the coding sequence GTGTTATTAATAAAAAACGGGAATATAATTACAGACGATAAAATAATCGAGGGGAAGAATCTCATTATTAATGAAGGGAAAATTTGTGCAATAACAGATGATGCTCCTGACATTCCTGATGTAATCGATGCCAAAGGCTTGTTTGTTTCACCCGGGTTTATCGATATACATATCCATGGAGCAGGCGGATATGACGTGATGGATGGAAGCGTGGAAGCTATAAATGGAATTTCTAAGGTTATAGCAGAGCACGGTACCACATCATTCTTTCCGACTACTATGACAACATCTGTTGATGATATCAAACACGCTGTACAAGCTGTAAAAGAAGCGATTAAGCTAAATAGGAATACTGCAAATATAATGGGCATGCATCTTGAAGGGCCCTTTATAAATCCAGTTTTTAAGGGAGCGCAGGAGGAAAGATTCATCGTAAAACCCAGTATAAAATTGTTGTCATATATACTGGATGATGATTTTTCTATATTAAAAAGGATTACTATCGCCCCTGAAATTGAAGGCTCACATGAACTTATAAAATTCCTCGTCGGGCATGGTATCGTAGTCTCGGCGGGGCACAGCAATGGAACATATGATGAGATAATGGATGCGATCGGCATGGGAGTTACACATTCCACCCATCTTTACAATGCTATGAGAGCTTTGAATCACAGGGAACCCGGAGTCGTGGGTGCCATATTCGACAGTAGCATAACAACCGAATTCATTGCAGATGGAATACACATACATTTTGCTGCCATAAGGGTGGCCATTTCCATAAAAGGATACAAAAACTGCGCTCTTATTACTGATGCAATGCGGGCATGCTGCATGAAAGATGGCGTATATTCCCTTGGCGGTCAGGAGGTTTTTGTCAAGGAAAATGCAGCAAGACTTAAGGGCGGCACTCTTGCGGGAAGTACCCTCACACTGGATAGGGCTGTAAGGAATGTGCTGAAAAACACCAGCTTGAATATCGCGGAAGCCGTTTCGATGGCTACTTCCGTCCCTGCAAAGATAATGGGAATAGACAATAGAAAGGGATATATAAAACAGGGCCATGATGCGGATATAATTATTTTCGATAATGGTATAAATATTAAGAATGCTATAATCGGCGGAAAAGTTATAATGTAA
- the metK gene encoding methionine adenosyltransferase — translation MTKKLFTSESVTEGHPDKICDQISDAVLDEILANDKYARVACETAVTTGLVMVMGEISTKCYIDIPKVVRKTIADIGYTRAKYGFDCDTCAILTSIDEQSQDIALGVNKALEAKMGEDFGGVEEIGAGDQGMMFGFACDETPEYMPLPISLAHKLAKRLSKVRKDGILDYLRPDGKTQVTIEYDDDKPVRVDTVIVSAQHSPDVDHDTIKNDIIEQVIKKVIPEKYLDENTKYYINPTGRFVVGGPQGDSGLTGRKLIVDTYGGYARHGGGSFSGKDPTKVDRSASYALRWVAKNLVAAGAAKKLEIEAAYAIGVAKPVSIAVDTFGTGIIDDEKISVIINKLFDLRPAAIIRELDLRRPIYKQTAAYGHFGRSDIDLPWEHLDKVDEIKRLL, via the coding sequence ATGACAAAGAAATTATTTACTTCGGAATCCGTTACAGAAGGCCATCCCGATAAAATATGCGATCAGATATCCGATGCTGTACTGGATGAAATACTGGCAAACGATAAATATGCAAGGGTAGCATGTGAGACTGCAGTTACAACGGGACTTGTGATGGTAATGGGTGAGATATCTACAAAATGCTACATAGACATCCCCAAGGTCGTCAGGAAGACGATAGCCGATATAGGTTATACGAGGGCAAAATACGGCTTCGACTGTGATACCTGTGCAATACTTACATCCATAGATGAACAGTCGCAGGATATAGCACTGGGGGTCAATAAGGCTCTAGAAGCAAAAATGGGAGAAGATTTTGGAGGCGTAGAAGAGATAGGAGCAGGGGATCAGGGAATGATGTTCGGATTTGCATGCGATGAGACACCTGAGTATATGCCTCTTCCTATTTCTCTCGCCCACAAACTCGCAAAAAGACTTTCAAAAGTGAGAAAGGACGGCATATTGGATTATTTAAGGCCGGATGGCAAGACGCAGGTTACAATCGAATACGATGACGATAAACCTGTAAGGGTGGATACGGTGATAGTCTCAGCGCAGCACAGTCCCGACGTAGACCATGATACTATCAAAAATGATATTATTGAACAGGTTATAAAAAAAGTCATTCCGGAAAAATATCTCGATGAAAATACGAAATATTATATCAATCCGACTGGGAGATTTGTAGTTGGAGGTCCCCAGGGAGATTCAGGATTGACAGGCAGGAAATTGATCGTTGACACTTACGGTGGATATGCAAGGCATGGTGGAGGTTCGTTTTCAGGTAAGGATCCGACAAAGGTGGACCGTTCCGCATCTTATGCCCTTCGCTGGGTTGCCAAAAACCTTGTCGCTGCAGGAGCGGCTAAAAAGCTTGAGATAGAAGCAGCATACGCGATAGGTGTTGCCAAACCTGTTTCAATCGCAGTCGATACATTTGGCACAGGGATTATCGATGACGAAAAAATATCAGTCATCATAAATAAATTGTTCGATTTAAGGCCGGCGGCAATAATAAGAGAGCTTGATTTAAGAAGGCCTATTTATAAGCAGACGGCTGCATATGGCCATTTTGGGAGATCCGATATAGATCTTCCATGGGAGCATTTAGACAAAGTGGATGAGATTAAAAGACTTCTGTAA
- a CDS encoding flagellar hook-basal body complex protein: MLRGIYASAFGMIQNQVDQDTTANNIANSTTVGFKQDQIIAVPFRDVMLQNKSNERFGKPAVQKLGAMPLGVLSDGPYTDFTQGPVITTDNNLDFAINGRGFFPVEYFDGENQSVLYTRCGSFQLDAQGNVVSSDGSKLLARDANTGQIVPVNVGNGKVTVDSEGNVYVDSVKKYTLSIVDFNDYNDIHKFGKNMYEINNGSNANPVELGTNSYSIEQGKLEQSNVDMELELVNMITNLRRYQANQRVLQSIDETLSKTVNEVGSLK, from the coding sequence ATGCTTAGAGGAATTTATGCTTCAGCGTTTGGCATGATACAAAATCAGGTGGATCAGGATACCACGGCGAATAATATTGCAAATTCGACGACTGTCGGGTTCAAACAGGACCAAATTATTGCTGTGCCTTTCCGGGATGTCATGCTGCAAAACAAAAGCAATGAAAGATTCGGCAAGCCTGCCGTGCAAAAACTGGGGGCTATGCCTCTTGGAGTTTTAAGCGACGGCCCATATACCGACTTTACGCAAGGACCCGTTATAACCACGGACAATAATCTGGATTTCGCTATAAACGGAAGAGGATTTTTTCCGGTTGAATATTTCGATGGTGAAAATCAATCTGTTTTGTACACAAGATGCGGCAGTTTTCAATTAGATGCGCAAGGTAATGTCGTGTCTTCTGATGGATCCAAACTTCTTGCAAGAGATGCAAATACTGGTCAAATAGTACCTGTAAACGTAGGAAACGGGAAAGTGACTGTAGACAGCGAAGGAAATGTATATGTCGATTCGGTTAAAAAGTACACGCTTTCAATAGTGGATTTTAACGACTATAATGATATACATAAATTCGGGAAAAACATGTATGAGATAAATAACGGGAGCAATGCCAATCCGGTTGAGTTAGGTACGAATTCATATAGTATCGAGCAGGGGAAGCTGGAGCAGTCAAATGTCGATATGGAACTGGAACTTGTGAATATGATTACGAATTTAAGGAGATATCAGGCAAATCAGAGAGTGCTGCAATCGATAGATGAAACCCTTTCCAAAACAGTCAATGAAGTAGGTTCTCTGAAATAA
- a CDS encoding FliA/WhiG family RNA polymerase sigma factor, translating into MLNSFVSNNETREEKIIRYLPLVKYIVGRTFVSKYSPVSVDDLISFGVIGLIDAIDKFDPSKGVKFETYACIRIKGAIIDELRKLNWVPRSTTAKVSKLNQAREKLKNELKREPTDEETADALGIDLYELRKIEGYINYLSMESLDEVVFQSDGDDVHLYSLIEDERSPRPEKMIEDREMIKVLKKAIDMLNEKDRLVLALYYYEKLTLKEIGKLLGITESRVCQIHSRVIIRLRENMKKMNYIG; encoded by the coding sequence ATGTTAAATTCATTTGTATCTAATAACGAAACCAGAGAAGAAAAGATAATACGCTACCTACCGCTGGTAAAGTACATAGTCGGCAGAACATTTGTAAGCAAGTACTCCCCTGTTAGCGTTGATGATCTTATAAGTTTTGGAGTAATAGGCCTTATAGATGCAATAGACAAATTTGACCCATCAAAGGGTGTAAAGTTTGAGACATACGCATGTATCAGAATAAAGGGTGCCATCATAGATGAACTTCGGAAACTGAACTGGGTGCCGAGGAGTACCACTGCCAAGGTTTCAAAGTTAAATCAGGCCAGGGAAAAACTAAAAAACGAGTTGAAAAGAGAGCCTACCGACGAGGAAACAGCGGATGCCCTTGGAATAGATCTCTATGAGCTTAGAAAGATTGAAGGATACATTAACTATCTTTCGATGGAATCCCTTGATGAAGTCGTTTTCCAATCGGACGGCGATGATGTTCACCTTTATTCTCTGATTGAGGATGAAAGAAGCCCGAGACCCGAAAAAATGATTGAAGATAGGGAAATGATAAAGGTACTAAAAAAGGCCATCGATATGCTAAATGAAAAGGACAGGCTTGTTCTGGCATTATATTATTATGAAAAACTTACACTTAAGGAAATAGGAAAACTTCTTGGAATAACGGAATCGAGAGTGTGTCAGATTCACAGCAGGGTGATTATAAGGCTTAGGGAAAATATGAAGAAAATGAATTATATCGGCTGA
- a CDS encoding MinD/ParA family protein — MMDQAQNLRKYVEEYRKRKSNKVNKKIRIIAVASGKGGVGKTNFSINVAISLREMGNRVLVFDADLGLGNVDVVIGIVPKLTLYDVIYNHKEIDDIVINGPEGIRIVPGGSGIETLANLDDMQRDNLSKKFERLLDTDILIIDTGAGISKNVLSFIAASNETIVVTTPEPTSITDAYSLIKVVLKYIPEKKINVIVNKVRDEKEATVTYKRLDTTVKKFLDKNIYNLGYIMEDARVKRSVMEQKPFKINYPNCSASKCIDNIAHAISGLPDASKSTGGIRYFLNKVTYLFSKME; from the coding sequence ATGATGGACCAAGCTCAGAATCTGAGGAAGTATGTAGAGGAATACAGAAAGAGAAAGAGCAATAAAGTTAATAAAAAAATAAGGATAATAGCTGTTGCAAGCGGAAAAGGCGGAGTCGGCAAGACAAATTTTTCGATAAACGTCGCAATATCTTTAAGGGAAATGGGAAATAGGGTGCTGGTTTTTGATGCGGACTTAGGCCTCGGGAATGTCGATGTGGTAATTGGGATCGTTCCAAAGCTTACACTGTATGATGTCATTTATAATCATAAGGAGATAGATGATATTGTTATAAACGGGCCGGAAGGCATAAGGATCGTACCTGGCGGTTCCGGCATTGAAACTCTTGCAAATCTTGATGATATGCAAAGGGATAATTTATCCAAGAAGTTTGAGAGACTTCTGGATACCGATATTTTGATAATAGATACAGGAGCGGGGATATCAAAAAATGTACTGAGTTTTATTGCAGCTTCCAATGAAACAATCGTAGTAACAACACCGGAGCCGACATCTATAACAGATGCATATAGTCTTATAAAAGTCGTGCTGAAATACATTCCGGAGAAAAAAATAAATGTTATCGTAAACAAAGTACGTGATGAAAAGGAAGCAACAGTGACATATAAAAGACTTGATACTACCGTAAAGAAATTTTTAGATAAAAATATTTATAACTTAGGCTATATAATGGAGGATGCGAGGGTAAAAAGATCTGTGATGGAGCAAAAGCCTTTCAAAATCAATTACCCGAACTGTAGTGCCAGCAAATGCATAGACAATATCGCCCATGCAATATCCGGCTTGCCGGATGCATCGAAAAGTACAGGTGGCATAAGATACTTTTTAAATAAAGTAACGTATTTATTCAGTAAAATGGAATAG